The proteins below are encoded in one region of Syngnathus acus chromosome 2, fSynAcu1.2, whole genome shotgun sequence:
- the LOC119119576 gene encoding vesicle-associated membrane protein-associated protein B-like isoform X2: protein MARPEQVLVLEPQHELKFRGPFTDVVTATLKLTNPTDRNVCFKVKTTAPRRYCVRPNSGIIDAGTSINVSVMLQPFDYDPNEKSKHKFMVLSMLAPYDMTDMESVWKEAKPEELMDSKLRCAFEMPLENDKASEYVSPPKSSSASLDDGEVKKIMEEYKRLQADVQRLREENKQIRENDGLRKRKLTGLAANSPSSSVMASLATRDEGLSTRVLALCVLFFVIGVIIGKLAL, encoded by the exons ATGGCCAGACCAGAACAAGTCCTGGTGCTGGAGCCGCAACACGAGCTGAAATTTCGAG GACCGTTCACAGATGTCGTCACTGCCACTCTGAAGCTCACCAACCCCACAGATAGAAATGTGTGTTTCAAAGTCAAGACAACCGCACCTCGTCGTTACTGTGTTCGCCCAAACAGCGGCATCATCGACGCCGGGACCTCCATCAATGTTTCTG TTATGCTGCAGCCTTTTGACTATGACCCCAATGAGAAGAGTAAGCACAAATTCATGGTGCTCTCCATGCTGGCTCCCTACGACATGACTGACATGGAGAGTGTT TGGAAGGAGGCCAAGCCCGAGGAACTGATGGATTCAAAGTTGAGATGTGCCTTCGAGATGCCTcttgaaaatgacaaagcG TCGGAGTACGTCTCTCCGCCAAAGTCATCCAGCGCCTCGCTGGACGACGGAGAGGTGAAGAAGATTATGGAGGAGTACAAACGACTGCAGGCAGACGTCCAGAGACTACGAGAAGAGAACAAACAGATCAGG GAGAACGATGGGCTGCGGAAGCGAAAATTGACGGGGCTTGCTGCCAACTCCCCCTCTTCCTCCGTCATGGCGTCCTTGGCCACGAGAGACGAAGGCCTGAGCACCCGTGTGCTGGCTCTGTGCGTCCTCTTCTTCGTCATCGGAGTCATCATCGGCAAGCTGGCCCTGTAG
- the LOC119119576 gene encoding vesicle-associated membrane protein-associated protein B-like isoform X1, which translates to MARPEQVLVLEPQHELKFRGPFTDVVTATLKLTNPTDRNVCFKVKTTAPRRYCVRPNSGIIDAGTSINVSVMLQPFDYDPNEKSKHKFMVLSMLAPYDMTDMESVWKEAKPEELMDSKLRCAFEMPLENDKAHEPESYHTVHSSTSSVKSEYVSPPKSSSASLDDGEVKKIMEEYKRLQADVQRLREENKQIRENDGLRKRKLTGLAANSPSSSVMASLATRDEGLSTRVLALCVLFFVIGVIIGKLAL; encoded by the exons ATGGCCAGACCAGAACAAGTCCTGGTGCTGGAGCCGCAACACGAGCTGAAATTTCGAG GACCGTTCACAGATGTCGTCACTGCCACTCTGAAGCTCACCAACCCCACAGATAGAAATGTGTGTTTCAAAGTCAAGACAACCGCACCTCGTCGTTACTGTGTTCGCCCAAACAGCGGCATCATCGACGCCGGGACCTCCATCAATGTTTCTG TTATGCTGCAGCCTTTTGACTATGACCCCAATGAGAAGAGTAAGCACAAATTCATGGTGCTCTCCATGCTGGCTCCCTACGACATGACTGACATGGAGAGTGTT TGGAAGGAGGCCAAGCCCGAGGAACTGATGGATTCAAAGTTGAGATGTGCCTTCGAGATGCCTcttgaaaatgacaaagcG CATGAGCCTGAAAGCTACCACACTGTGCATTCTTCTACCTCTTCTGTTAAGTCGGAGTACGTCTCTCCGCCAAAGTCATCCAGCGCCTCGCTGGACGACGGAGAGGTGAAGAAGATTATGGAGGAGTACAAACGACTGCAGGCAGACGTCCAGAGACTACGAGAAGAGAACAAACAGATCAGG GAGAACGATGGGCTGCGGAAGCGAAAATTGACGGGGCTTGCTGCCAACTCCCCCTCTTCCTCCGTCATGGCGTCCTTGGCCACGAGAGACGAAGGCCTGAGCACCCGTGTGCTGGCTCTGTGCGTCCTCTTCTTCGTCATCGGAGTCATCATCGGCAAGCTGGCCCTGTAG